In Coriobacteriia bacterium, the following are encoded in one genomic region:
- a CDS encoding methionyl-tRNA formyltransferase, with protein MRVVFMGTPAFALPSLRAVASRHEVAAVYTRPDKPSGRGRTPTPSPVKTTAEELGLAVVQPPTLRDPAETERLSALRPDAVCVAAYGLLLPDEILAVPPLGCVNVHASLLPEYRGAAPVQRAILEGAERTGVTIMRVVRELDAGPYAARVEVPVGDADAAALSGALAEAGAAALVAVLGEMERGTVVWVAQDETRATYAPKVTAEDVALHPSLPVDAALRRVRASTASAPCRALVGQKRVVVVAAAPSPERLAPGGVSATRDGLHLGLADGALRLDRVRPEGRGEMDGAAFARGARFPPGATWDSWA; from the coding sequence ATGCGCGTCGTATTCATGGGCACTCCCGCGTTCGCTTTGCCCTCGCTGCGCGCGGTGGCCTCCCGCCACGAGGTCGCCGCTGTGTACACGCGTCCCGACAAGCCCTCGGGCCGGGGCAGGACTCCGACTCCGTCCCCGGTCAAGACCACCGCCGAGGAGCTCGGTCTCGCGGTGGTCCAGCCCCCGACGCTTCGCGACCCGGCGGAGACGGAGCGGCTCTCCGCGCTGCGCCCGGACGCCGTGTGCGTCGCCGCTTACGGGCTGCTGCTGCCGGACGAGATCCTCGCCGTGCCGCCGCTGGGCTGCGTGAACGTGCACGCGTCGCTGCTTCCCGAGTACCGGGGGGCTGCTCCGGTCCAGAGAGCGATCCTCGAGGGCGCCGAGCGGACGGGGGTCACCATCATGCGTGTGGTGAGAGAGCTCGACGCCGGTCCGTACGCCGCGCGCGTCGAGGTCCCCGTCGGGGACGCCGACGCCGCGGCGCTCTCGGGCGCGCTCGCCGAGGCCGGTGCGGCGGCGCTCGTCGCCGTGCTTGGCGAGATGGAGCGCGGGACGGTCGTGTGGGTCGCGCAAGACGAGACCCGCGCGACGTACGCCCCGAAGGTCACAGCCGAAGACGTCGCGCTCCACCCTTCGCTTCCGGTCGACGCCGCGCTGCGCCGCGTCCGCGCGTCCACCGCCAGCGCGCCGTGCCGGGCGCTCGTCGGGCAGAAGCGTGTCGTGGTGGTCGCCGCGGCGCCCTCCCCCGAGCGGCTCGCTCCGGGAGGCGTGTCCGCGACCCGGGACGGGCTGCACCTGGGGCTGGCCGACGGCGCCCTGCGGCTCGACCGCGTCCGGCCCGAGGGCCGCGGGGAGATGGACGGCGCCGCGTTCGCCCGAGGAGCGCGTTTCCCGCCGGGCGCGACCTGGGACAGCTGGGCGTGA
- the glpX gene encoding class II fructose-bisphosphatase encodes MRNTRIIEMLEVTECAALAAGRWMGKGRKNDADQAAVDAMRKALAEIDIDGEIVIGEGERDEAPMLYIGEKVGRDGGEPIDIAVDPLEGTNLTAHGQPNSLSVLAFGPRGTLLNAPDTYMYKVATGPRAAAGVHVDASPAENVRAVARALDRPVEDIVVCVLDRDRHEDLIREIRESGARIRLISDGDVFGCVATCIEGTGIHLYLGIGAAPEGVLACAAIKAIGGGFMGRFEFRNADERARAEKMSKCDIDGVLDMDCLVNTDEAAFLATGVTDGEMLRGVRYFGTGSRTHSLAIDGGSGNVRFIETVYRRKGAEPFWVRMD; translated from the coding sequence ATGCGGAACACCCGGATCATCGAGATGCTCGAGGTCACCGAGTGCGCGGCGCTGGCTGCAGGACGCTGGATGGGCAAGGGTAGGAAGAACGACGCGGACCAGGCCGCGGTCGACGCCATGCGCAAGGCGCTCGCGGAGATCGACATCGACGGCGAGATCGTCATCGGCGAGGGGGAGCGCGACGAGGCGCCGATGCTCTACATCGGAGAGAAGGTCGGGCGCGACGGCGGGGAGCCCATCGACATCGCCGTGGACCCCCTCGAGGGGACCAACCTCACCGCCCACGGGCAGCCCAACTCGCTCTCGGTGCTCGCGTTCGGCCCCCGGGGCACGCTGCTGAACGCGCCCGACACCTACATGTACAAGGTGGCCACGGGACCGCGCGCGGCAGCGGGGGTGCACGTGGACGCATCGCCGGCGGAGAACGTGCGCGCGGTCGCTCGGGCCCTCGACAGACCCGTCGAGGACATCGTGGTGTGCGTGCTGGACCGCGATCGCCACGAGGACCTGATCCGCGAGATCCGAGAGAGCGGGGCGCGGATCCGGCTGATCTCCGACGGCGACGTCTTCGGATGCGTAGCCACCTGTATCGAGGGCACCGGCATCCATCTGTATCTCGGCATCGGCGCGGCCCCCGAGGGCGTCCTCGCCTGCGCCGCGATCAAGGCGATCGGCGGCGGGTTCATGGGCCGGTTCGAGTTCCGCAACGCAGACGAGCGGGCTCGCGCGGAGAAGATGTCCAAGTGCGACATCGACGGGGTCCTGGACATGGACTGCCTCGTCAACACGGATGAAGCCGCCTTCCTGGCCACAGGGGTGACGGACGGGGAGATGCTCCGGGGCGTGCGGTACTTCGGCACCGGCTCGCGCACGCACTCCCTGGCCATCGACGGCGGCAGCGGCAACGTTCGCTTCATCGAGACCGTCTACCGCCGCAAGGGCGCGGAACCGTTCTGGGTCCGGATGGACTGA
- the priA gene encoding primosomal protein N' yields MRVAHVVVDVPARGIDAPFDYLAERLPGLQVGSCVLVDFAGRPAVGYVVGGAEDSRHPRLKPVRALLGGPFFSPERAQVARWIAQEYVCPLSEALRLFLPPGGTPRAVKDAATGAWTLRRPETGPVDDRWVELTEEGRSHVPAARATTQRAVLDALSAGPVRAAELAADLGGVDGALRRLEAGGVLRIERRRRFRNTSGPARAAPRPESLTAGQESALAAVEAALSAGGGNVLLDGVTGSGKTEVYMRAVERVLDSGGGAMVLVPEISLTPQTVGRFRARFGGLVAVLHSALPAGERYDQWDLVHSGAARLVVGARSAVFAPVPDLRLIVMDEEHEASYKQGSAPRYHARQVARRLAESLGAALVLGSATPSIETLHAAVEERWIHVPMPERATGGGLPPVTVVDMGAEFTAGNRSMFSAELRGALEAVRDAGDKAVLLLNRRGFASFLLCRECGYVPGCEDCSTSLTYHEAGSRLLCHHCGASSAAPVACPACGSPYLRRFGAGTQRVEAELSSALPGLPVVRMDADTTRGKGGHERRLAEFEALRSGVLLGTQMIAKGLDYPEVTLVGVISADTALRLPDFRAAERTWQMLEQVAGRAGRGEAGGRVIVQTYWPGHPAISAAVRHDREALVASESALRRELGFPPFGRLVNALVSGESLEAVRSVAEDLASQLRSRIPPGWRVLGPAPAPLARIQRAHRWHVLLKAPPRAQVSLPVRSALEALRRTEGVTVCADVDPADTT; encoded by the coding sequence GTGCGCGTCGCGCACGTCGTCGTCGACGTCCCCGCCCGGGGGATCGACGCCCCCTTCGACTACCTCGCCGAGAGGCTCCCCGGTCTCCAGGTGGGCTCGTGCGTGCTCGTCGACTTCGCCGGGCGCCCGGCCGTGGGCTATGTCGTGGGTGGCGCCGAGGACAGCAGGCACCCCAGGCTCAAGCCGGTGCGCGCCCTGCTCGGAGGGCCGTTCTTCTCCCCTGAGCGCGCGCAGGTCGCCCGTTGGATCGCGCAGGAGTACGTCTGCCCGCTCTCCGAGGCGCTACGCCTCTTCCTGCCTCCCGGGGGCACCCCGAGGGCGGTGAAGGACGCGGCTACCGGCGCTTGGACGCTGCGGCGGCCCGAGACCGGCCCGGTGGACGACCGCTGGGTCGAGCTGACCGAAGAGGGGCGCAGTCACGTGCCCGCCGCTCGCGCCACCACTCAGCGCGCCGTGCTCGACGCGCTCTCCGCGGGCCCGGTGCGCGCCGCCGAGCTCGCCGCCGACCTCGGCGGGGTGGACGGGGCTCTGAGGCGCCTGGAGGCCGGGGGCGTGCTGCGCATCGAGCGCCGTCGGCGCTTCAGGAACACGAGCGGACCCGCGCGCGCCGCCCCCCGCCCCGAGTCCCTGACGGCCGGTCAGGAGAGCGCACTGGCCGCGGTCGAGGCGGCGCTCTCCGCCGGCGGCGGCAACGTGCTGCTCGACGGCGTCACGGGGTCGGGCAAGACGGAGGTCTACATGCGGGCTGTCGAGCGCGTGCTGGACTCCGGCGGCGGCGCGATGGTCCTCGTGCCGGAGATCTCCCTCACCCCTCAGACCGTCGGGCGCTTCCGGGCGCGTTTCGGAGGACTGGTCGCGGTCCTGCACAGCGCCCTGCCCGCCGGCGAGCGGTACGACCAGTGGGATCTCGTGCACTCCGGCGCCGCGCGCCTCGTGGTCGGAGCACGCTCCGCGGTCTTCGCGCCGGTGCCCGACCTGCGACTGATCGTCATGGACGAGGAGCACGAAGCGTCCTACAAGCAGGGTTCGGCTCCCCGCTACCACGCCCGTCAGGTCGCGCGACGGCTCGCCGAGTCGCTCGGTGCCGCCCTCGTCCTGGGTAGCGCCACGCCCTCCATCGAGACGCTCCACGCCGCCGTGGAGGAGCGTTGGATCCACGTCCCGATGCCGGAGCGCGCCACCGGCGGAGGGCTGCCGCCGGTGACGGTGGTCGACATGGGCGCCGAGTTCACCGCCGGCAACCGCTCGATGTTCTCGGCGGAGCTGCGCGGCGCGCTCGAGGCCGTGCGGGACGCGGGCGACAAGGCGGTGCTGCTGCTGAACCGCCGCGGCTTCGCCTCCTTCCTGCTGTGCCGAGAGTGCGGCTACGTGCCGGGCTGCGAGGACTGCTCCACCTCGCTCACGTACCACGAGGCCGGCTCACGCCTCCTGTGCCACCACTGCGGCGCCTCCTCGGCCGCGCCGGTCGCCTGCCCCGCGTGCGGAAGCCCGTACCTGAGGCGCTTCGGCGCGGGTACGCAGCGGGTTGAAGCGGAGCTCTCCTCGGCGCTGCCCGGGCTGCCGGTCGTGAGGATGGACGCCGACACGACGCGCGGCAAGGGTGGCCACGAGCGGCGCCTCGCCGAGTTCGAAGCCCTGCGTTCGGGCGTCCTGCTCGGAACGCAGATGATCGCCAAGGGGCTCGACTACCCCGAGGTCACGCTCGTGGGGGTCATCAGCGCCGACACGGCGCTCCGCCTCCCTGACTTCCGCGCGGCCGAACGGACCTGGCAGATGCTCGAGCAGGTCGCAGGGCGAGCGGGGCGAGGGGAGGCCGGCGGGCGGGTGATCGTCCAGACGTACTGGCCGGGCCACCCGGCGATATCGGCGGCGGTCAGGCACGACCGCGAAGCGCTCGTCGCCTCCGAGAGCGCCCTTCGCCGCGAGCTCGGATTCCCGCCCTTCGGCCGCCTCGTCAACGCGCTCGTCTCGGGCGAGAGCCTGGAGGCGGTCCGGTCGGTGGCCGAAGACCTCGCCTCGCAGCTGCGCTCGAGGATCCCTCCCGGGTGGCGCGTGCTCGGACCCGCCCCCGCCCCCCTCGCGCGCATCCAGCGCGCCCACCGCTGGCACGTCCTCCTCAAGGCACCCCCCCGCGCCCAGGTCTCGCTCCCGGTGCGCTCGGCCCTCGAGGCCCTCCGGCGGACCGAGGGCGTGACCGTCTGTGCCGACGTGGACCCGGCCGACACGACGTGA
- a CDS encoding peptidoglycan DD-metalloendopeptidase family protein: MSLRCRPPSSRLRARLALAVCMLPAVALAVAIPAGAAPATDKARDELRVLQAEVRKAGREYDRAFWRLDEAHVREARVEKRLENTTEELKHARRVLGERVGAMYRNQGPGLIAVLLASEDFSDLVSRMQFFQRIGTADAAAIEEVAALQARLERERRELERETDSRRDAARRLRSERDRLEERLSSKQAEYDRLMRKARASSVSRGAARGPAGPNGMVFPVQGPHYYSDTWGASRSGGRRRHQGTDIMAPAGTPCVAVLSGSVSARASGLGGLSIHLTADNGWRFYYAHLSRYAVTSGRVSAGQTIGYVGSTGNASRGAPHLHFEIHPNGGAPVNPYPYLRAMQ; encoded by the coding sequence ATGAGCCTCCGGTGCCGACCCCCCTCGTCTCGCCTGCGCGCTCGTCTCGCGCTCGCGGTCTGCATGCTGCCGGCCGTCGCGCTCGCGGTCGCCATCCCTGCGGGAGCCGCCCCTGCGACGGACAAGGCACGCGACGAGTTGCGGGTCCTGCAGGCCGAGGTGCGCAAGGCCGGCCGCGAGTACGACCGTGCGTTCTGGCGCCTCGACGAGGCGCATGTACGCGAGGCCCGTGTCGAGAAGAGGCTCGAGAACACGACCGAGGAGCTCAAGCATGCCCGAAGGGTCCTCGGCGAGCGGGTGGGTGCCATGTACCGCAACCAGGGCCCGGGGCTCATCGCCGTGCTACTCGCCTCGGAGGACTTCTCCGACCTGGTCAGCCGCATGCAGTTCTTCCAGCGCATCGGCACGGCCGACGCCGCGGCGATCGAGGAGGTCGCCGCATTGCAGGCGCGGCTCGAGCGTGAGCGCAGGGAGCTCGAGCGGGAGACCGACTCCCGGCGCGACGCGGCGCGACGGCTGCGTTCGGAGCGCGACCGCCTGGAAGAGCGCCTGAGCTCGAAGCAAGCGGAGTACGACAGGCTGATGCGCAAGGCGCGTGCGTCCTCGGTCTCCCGCGGCGCCGCGCGCGGCCCCGCAGGGCCCAACGGGATGGTCTTCCCCGTGCAGGGCCCGCACTACTACTCGGACACCTGGGGCGCCTCCCGCTCCGGCGGCAGGCGCCGCCACCAGGGCACCGACATCATGGCCCCTGCCGGGACCCCGTGCGTCGCCGTGCTTTCGGGGTCCGTCTCGGCGCGCGCCAGCGGACTGGGGGGCCTGTCGATCCACTTGACCGCGGACAACGGCTGGCGCTTCTACTACGCGCACCTGAGCCGGTACGCCGTCACCTCGGGAAGGGTCTCGGCAGGCCAGACGATCGGATACGTCGGATCCACCGGCAACGCGTCGAGAGGAGCGCCGCACCTTCACTTCGAGATCCACCCGAACGGCGGGGCGCCCGTCAACCCGTATCCGTACCTGCGCGCCATGCAGTAG
- the thiT gene encoding energy-coupled thiamine transporter ThiT, whose product MAGMRTRMFVEAALTLALAAVLNRLPVFQMPFGGSASLDMLPLVVFAVRNGLLPGLTAGAAFGFIDYMMEPYFVHWIQVGLDYPVAFGLVGLAGFGAWAWREGRGARRPATTLAWVLAAALLGILGRFGAHFVSGVVFFAEYAPEGQPVWLYSLLYNASYIVPSAVAVLAAAALILPAVERVVPTSPGGPGAR is encoded by the coding sequence ATGGCAGGCATGCGTACCAGGATGTTCGTGGAGGCGGCGCTCACGCTCGCGCTGGCGGCGGTGCTGAACCGCCTGCCCGTTTTCCAGATGCCCTTCGGCGGCAGCGCCTCGCTGGACATGCTGCCGCTCGTGGTCTTCGCGGTCCGCAACGGCCTCCTGCCGGGCCTCACCGCCGGGGCGGCCTTCGGCTTCATCGACTACATGATGGAACCGTACTTCGTCCACTGGATCCAGGTCGGGCTCGACTACCCCGTCGCCTTCGGCCTGGTGGGACTCGCCGGCTTCGGAGCGTGGGCGTGGAGGGAAGGGCGCGGCGCCCGGCGGCCCGCGACGACCCTCGCATGGGTGCTCGCTGCGGCGCTCCTCGGCATCCTCGGAAGGTTCGGCGCCCACTTCGTCTCCGGGGTGGTCTTCTTCGCAGAGTACGCGCCCGAGGGGCAGCCCGTGTGGCTGTACTCGCTTCTCTACAACGCGAGCTACATCGTACCCTCGGCCGTGGCCGTCCTGGCCGCAGCCGCACTGATCCTGCCGGCCGTGGAACGCGTCGTCCCCACTTCGCCCGGCGGACCTGGGGCCCGATGA
- a CDS encoding antitermination protein NusB, with protein sequence MSVAPARAAALEVLGEVRRRHGYAPAVLEAVLDRRGPGPRDRALATRLAYGTLQAEGVLDEALERFLDRPGSVEPKVRDALRLAAYELLFARTPPRAAVNEGVEAVRRARREAAPMANAVLRRLAEEAPSFPWGDPASDDGALARATAHPRWLVDSLIADLGRDTASRVLAAHCEPAPLYLAHNPFRGGFEALVASLSEDGAEPRACDPMGCVLCASPSHGVRSRALAEGLAVVMDAAAQVAPLVLGALPGEVVADLAAGRGGKTMLVQAHAVAAGGRARLFALDVHPFKVEVLRGRMRRLGVPGVTALVGDATDPSSIEGLPAAGGLDRVLLDAPCSNLGTLRRHPERRWRLRRDDLERLSGLQSRLLASAASLVRPGGVVVYSTCSISRIENEDVVGAFLAGEGKGFFARPLGGAVPAGMRRFVAAEGWFRSLPERDGPDGHFVAALERAS encoded by the coding sequence GTGAGCGTCGCGCCGGCCCGCGCGGCCGCCCTGGAGGTCCTCGGCGAGGTCCGCCGGCGACACGGGTACGCGCCGGCGGTGCTCGAGGCCGTGCTCGACAGACGCGGCCCGGGGCCACGGGACCGCGCTCTCGCGACCCGGCTGGCGTACGGCACGCTGCAGGCCGAGGGCGTGCTCGACGAGGCCCTCGAGCGGTTCCTCGACCGTCCCGGTTCCGTCGAACCGAAGGTTCGGGACGCCCTTCGCCTGGCCGCCTACGAGCTGCTCTTCGCCCGCACGCCGCCGCGCGCCGCGGTGAACGAAGGGGTCGAGGCCGTGCGCCGCGCACGGCGGGAGGCAGCCCCCATGGCCAACGCCGTGCTGCGGCGGCTCGCGGAGGAGGCCCCGTCCTTCCCATGGGGCGACCCCGCGAGCGACGACGGGGCCCTCGCGCGCGCGACGGCGCATCCGCGCTGGCTCGTCGACTCCCTCATCGCCGACCTCGGGCGCGACACCGCGTCGCGCGTGCTCGCCGCGCACTGCGAGCCGGCGCCCCTGTACCTCGCGCACAACCCCTTCAGAGGCGGCTTCGAGGCGCTGGTCGCCTCTCTCAGCGAGGACGGCGCCGAACCCCGGGCTTGCGACCCCATGGGCTGCGTTCTTTGCGCTTCGCCGAGCCACGGGGTGCGCTCGCGCGCTCTCGCCGAGGGCCTCGCGGTCGTGATGGACGCAGCCGCCCAGGTCGCGCCGCTCGTCCTCGGCGCCCTGCCCGGAGAGGTGGTGGCCGACCTGGCCGCGGGCAGGGGAGGCAAGACCATGCTGGTTCAGGCGCACGCGGTCGCTGCGGGCGGCCGCGCCCGCCTGTTCGCGCTCGACGTCCACCCGTTCAAGGTCGAGGTGCTCCGCGGGCGGATGCGCCGGCTCGGGGTGCCCGGAGTCACGGCGCTCGTCGGGGACGCGACGGATCCCTCCTCCATAGAGGGGTTGCCGGCCGCCGGCGGACTCGACAGGGTGCTGCTGGACGCGCCGTGCAGCAACCTCGGCACGCTCAGGCGCCATCCCGAGAGGCGGTGGCGTCTGCGCCGCGACGACCTCGAGCGGCTCTCCGGGCTCCAGTCCCGGTTGCTGGCCTCGGCGGCCTCGCTTGTGCGGCCGGGCGGCGTTGTGGTGTACTCGACCTGCAGCATCTCCCGCATCGAGAACGAGGACGTCGTGGGGGCCTTCCTCGCAGGGGAGGGGAAGGGGTTCTTCGCGCGGCCGCTCGGGGGCGCCGTCCCGGCCGGGATGCGCCGGTTCGTCGCCGCGGAGGGATGGTTCCGGTCCCTTCCGGAGCGGGACGGACCGGACGGTCACTTCGTCGCCGCCCTGGAGCGCGCATCCTGA
- a CDS encoding PASTA domain-containing protein, producing MGHSDSAGSGTGEHETRTPAEDEAPTAPRAADLSSIPPSQRGIRRRPLVPLWAAAVLAAAVLAAAGAVAAWQFLGGRTVEVPPVTGLAYEEAADRLSAAGLTPRRGDERFSPEFPEGTVVEQVPAAGARLRSGAEVVLVVSAGTETFLMPDVVGRPLEDARRLLTQRGLAVRVEVVQSEAASGTVVSTVPAPGATVTTSDVVRLTVAGSGSASSALLPYRMEGLSFAIDPTPVATGTLDAPLEVARRLRSLLEASGATVTVTRSLADPEPSARARARTAAEATPTALVGLGVAARGEGGVAVILPPAAEGRSAFQSDSEALAQRMAAELRGERRVVTVLTERDAVISRVPAPGARVRLGSAGSREDELAFRDPRWTDEIARAVYRALGEVFVRR from the coding sequence ATGGGACACAGCGACTCCGCCGGGAGCGGGACGGGCGAGCACGAGACCCGGACCCCCGCCGAGGACGAGGCGCCGACGGCGCCTCGGGCCGCCGACCTCTCCAGCATACCCCCCTCGCAACGCGGGATCCGCAGGCGGCCGCTCGTGCCGCTGTGGGCCGCCGCGGTCCTCGCGGCGGCCGTCCTGGCGGCGGCGGGTGCCGTGGCGGCCTGGCAGTTCCTCGGGGGCCGGACGGTCGAGGTGCCGCCGGTCACGGGGCTGGCGTACGAGGAGGCCGCCGACCGGCTCTCCGCCGCTGGACTCACGCCCCGAAGGGGTGACGAGCGCTTCTCGCCCGAGTTCCCCGAGGGCACCGTCGTGGAACAGGTGCCCGCGGCTGGCGCGAGGCTGCGGTCGGGTGCCGAGGTCGTCCTGGTCGTCTCCGCCGGAACGGAGACGTTCCTCATGCCCGACGTGGTCGGCCGTCCGCTCGAGGACGCGCGCCGGCTCCTTACCCAGCGCGGCCTGGCCGTGCGGGTGGAGGTCGTGCAATCGGAGGCCGCCAGCGGGACTGTCGTCTCCACCGTGCCGGCCCCCGGGGCGACGGTCACCACCTCCGATGTCGTGCGGCTCACGGTGGCCGGCTCGGGGAGCGCGTCCTCGGCGCTGCTGCCCTACCGCATGGAGGGGCTCTCCTTCGCGATCGATCCGACGCCCGTGGCCACCGGTACCCTCGACGCCCCGCTCGAGGTGGCGCGCCGGCTGCGCTCCCTGCTTGAGGCCTCCGGCGCCACGGTGACCGTGACGCGATCGCTCGCCGACCCGGAGCCCTCGGCGCGCGCCCGCGCTCGAACCGCCGCCGAGGCCACCCCCACCGCGCTGGTCGGACTCGGAGTCGCAGCCCGAGGGGAGGGCGGCGTCGCCGTGATCCTTCCGCCGGCGGCCGAGGGGCGCTCCGCCTTCCAGTCCGACTCGGAGGCTCTCGCCCAGCGCATGGCGGCCGAGCTGCGGGGCGAGCGCAGGGTCGTGACGGTCCTGACCGAGAGGGACGCGGTGATATCCCGCGTCCCCGCCCCCGGCGCGCGGGTCCGCCTCGGCTCCGCGGGCTCGCGCGAGGATGAGCTCGCCTTCCGCGACCCGCGCTGGACCGACGAGATCGCCCGGGCCGTCTACCGTGCCTTGGGGGAGGTGTTCGTACGCCGATGA
- a CDS encoding thiamine diphosphokinase gives MRALVVGAAPEPGREAFYSELLRDAERVVAADGGSALALALGRKPDVAVGDFDSSPPGTMEALSAAGVRVVGHPSVKDETDLDLAVSVARADGAAAVTLTAAFSARLDHTLAAFGTLLRASDLLADVQEPGFSAWVAGGRRRVLSLTAPAGATVSVIAPGGASGVTLEGFAYALTDASLEPMSSLGVSNVTTGEPAIVRVRGGSVIVIANAEAGLGRVRLSEER, from the coding sequence ATGAGGGCACTCGTCGTAGGAGCGGCGCCCGAGCCCGGCCGGGAGGCCTTCTACTCCGAGCTCCTCCGCGATGCCGAGCGCGTGGTGGCGGCCGACGGAGGGTCGGCTCTGGCCCTTGCGCTCGGCAGGAAGCCCGACGTCGCGGTCGGCGATTTCGACTCCTCTCCGCCGGGCACGATGGAGGCGCTGTCCGCGGCGGGGGTCCGGGTCGTCGGACACCCGTCGGTCAAGGACGAGACCGACCTGGACCTCGCGGTCTCCGTCGCGCGGGCGGACGGCGCCGCGGCGGTGACCCTCACCGCGGCGTTCTCCGCCCGCCTCGATCACACGCTCGCCGCCTTCGGCACGCTGCTGCGCGCCTCGGACCTCCTCGCCGACGTGCAGGAGCCCGGTTTCTCCGCTTGGGTCGCGGGAGGCCGCCGGCGGGTCCTCTCCCTGACGGCCCCCGCCGGCGCGACGGTCTCGGTCATCGCCCCCGGGGGTGCATCCGGCGTCACGCTCGAGGGCTTCGCGTACGCGCTGACGGACGCGTCCCTGGAACCGATGTCCTCCCTCGGAGTGAGCAACGTGACGACGGGGGAGCCGGCGATCGTGAGAGTGCGGGGAGGGTCCGTCATCGTGATCGCCAACGCAGAGGCGGGCCTCGGGAGGGTCCGGCTGTCGGAGGAGCGCTGA
- the def gene encoding peptide deformylase — protein sequence MRILSHPNPVLKQRAEEVDPPGDASLGELAAEMGRTMREAPGVGLAAPQIGVLKRVIVFDVDERVIAMCNPVVVERSEDQEVDEEGCLSLPGITVPVPRSVHVACEGLTVAGKPVRIEGQGLLARVLQHEIDHLDGTLILDRASPEDRKAALRRYNELCASAEAPAEGT from the coding sequence ATGAGGATACTGAGCCACCCGAACCCTGTGCTGAAGCAGCGCGCCGAGGAAGTGGACCCGCCCGGCGACGCCTCGCTGGGCGAGCTCGCGGCGGAGATGGGGCGCACGATGCGGGAAGCGCCGGGCGTCGGCCTCGCCGCGCCCCAGATCGGCGTGTTGAAGCGCGTGATCGTCTTCGACGTGGACGAACGTGTGATCGCGATGTGCAACCCGGTCGTCGTCGAGCGCTCGGAGGACCAGGAGGTCGACGAGGAGGGCTGCCTGTCGCTTCCGGGTATCACGGTGCCGGTACCGCGTTCCGTCCATGTGGCATGCGAGGGGCTGACGGTCGCAGGCAAGCCCGTCCGCATCGAGGGTCAAGGGTTGCTGGCCCGCGTGCTGCAGCACGAGATCGACCACCTCGACGGCACGCTGATCCTCGACCGGGCCTCGCCCGAGGACCGCAAGGCGGCGCTCAGGCGCTACAACGAGCTGTGCGCCTCCGCGGAGGCCCCGGCCGAAGGGACCTGA